One Leptospira kirschneri serovar Cynopteri str. 3522 CT DNA segment encodes these proteins:
- a CDS encoding LIC10647 family lipoprotein → MNLFEDQKQKTFVSKKIVVLSIWISCMTSCKTLESFFESVILTGGVDNTQLNFFTKYNSLENFVRTNGGSKISDKSDRMVNDDSVKSVAFYTIGSIPRRLPGFPFKGYFKFLNYFAYSFTLTSPRTFRGNLLNFPDDGRVYSNLTEQTLYGVYPLTEPFARKMEYLYIDYQAYTTLYLGFWELQNWNLGVGVNLGYSIYDFDVLENGFRVSSTRNQKRAIAGFKILYEYNIGRFLQDTIFYNLYLYLEVSSIGNNDSRDLFSFGNFSKTPITQTIPSTNGESHHDLYLTMNTLRIGVRKEIQLSSSNSEDLLRKESGPGKESSPPKSTEPPPPKI, encoded by the coding sequence ATGAACCTTTTCGAAGATCAAAAACAGAAAACATTTGTATCGAAAAAGATCGTAGTTCTATCGATATGGATCAGTTGTATGACTTCCTGTAAAACTTTAGAATCCTTTTTTGAAAGTGTAATTCTTACTGGAGGAGTGGATAACACTCAGTTAAATTTTTTTACGAAATACAATTCTCTTGAAAATTTCGTCAGAACGAATGGAGGTTCTAAAATTTCGGACAAAAGCGACCGTATGGTCAATGATGATTCTGTGAAATCGGTAGCCTTTTATACGATCGGATCCATTCCTAGAAGATTACCCGGTTTCCCATTTAAGGGTTATTTTAAATTTTTAAATTACTTCGCTTATAGTTTTACGTTAACTTCCCCTAGAACTTTTCGAGGAAACCTTCTCAATTTTCCGGATGACGGAAGAGTTTATTCTAATCTAACGGAACAAACTTTGTATGGTGTATATCCCCTTACTGAACCTTTTGCAAGAAAAATGGAATACTTATATATAGACTATCAAGCTTATACAACTCTTTATTTAGGATTTTGGGAACTCCAAAATTGGAATTTAGGAGTTGGGGTTAATCTGGGTTACAGTATTTATGACTTCGACGTTTTGGAGAATGGTTTTAGGGTTTCCTCTACAAGAAATCAGAAAAGAGCAATTGCAGGATTTAAAATATTATATGAATATAATATAGGTCGTTTTTTACAAGATACCATTTTTTATAATTTATATCTATACTTAGAAGTATCAAGTATTGGGAATAACGACAGCAGGGATTTATTCAGTTTTGGTAACTTTTCTAAAACACCGATTACTCAAACAATACCTAGTACCAACGGAGAAAGTCATCACGATCTTTATCTAACCATGAATACTTTGCGAATTGGAGTCCGAAAGGAAATTCAATTATCCAGCTCCAATTCCGAAGATTTACTTCGCAAAGAAAGTGGTCCTGGAAAGGAATCTTCACCTCCAAAATCTACCGAACCCCCGCCTCCGAAAATTTAA
- the mnmC gene encoding bifunctional tRNA (5-methylaminomethyl-2-thiouridine)(34)-methyltransferase MnmD/FAD-dependent 5-carboxymethylaminomethyl-2-thiouridine(34) oxidoreductase MnmC gives MLTWKNNLTPVSERFDDIYFSPENGLEETKHVFIEGNDLYNRWKNLNIQNSFCILELGFGTGLNFLTAWKEYLEYKDRFRLHFISIEKFPLNREEISKALSTFSELAEIKKEFLSSYQDLIPGMNYFQFLGGRIHLSLFLDDVSNALCEISGKVDAIFLDGFAPSKNPEMWDKSVLENLKYVSKKGTTLSTFTVARTVRDSLSSAGFKLEKRPGFGRKREMLIGSYSDSFLESNLKEKPWCRRVYPELQIKTAAIVGAGIAGSTLAYSLSKRGIQVLLIDPLGIAKETSGIPMAISHPHLTKIPGPISLFTLRAFRYALSFLTLFVDQNFFGKTGLFHGVTQEMGSERLQKSIENHKLSEEIVFWKPIVSEFQNENLLENKPGVFFRNGFWTRPGSIAKKCAEQPGIEFIKGTADHIEQKGTFWKIVIQESGQEVVADSIIFCNSHSIGTLVASLFEGEEPFPIRKVRGQLISLKETEKSSRISNILCAEHYLTPSVLGEHILGSTFDEFDLNPLPRKKDTDQLLEFVQNKYPSLNFDSSCVFAEKVGLRAQTPDRLPILGPIFDPREFRKIYKEIDLPKNRNKIFPNLKTIRGLYVFGGLGSRGIVSSFLGAEILTSLILGEPIPIESSILEYLHPARFLYRKIRK, from the coding sequence ATGCTCACTTGGAAAAATAATCTTACTCCCGTATCTGAACGATTTGATGATATTTATTTTTCTCCGGAAAACGGATTGGAAGAAACCAAACACGTTTTTATCGAAGGGAATGATCTTTACAATAGATGGAAAAATTTGAATATTCAGAATTCGTTTTGTATTTTGGAATTGGGTTTTGGCACAGGGCTTAATTTTTTAACCGCCTGGAAAGAATACTTGGAATACAAAGATCGGTTTAGGTTACATTTTATATCCATCGAAAAGTTCCCACTCAATCGGGAAGAAATTTCCAAAGCGCTTTCCACGTTTTCGGAACTTGCGGAAATTAAAAAAGAATTTTTATCTTCATATCAAGATTTAATTCCTGGAATGAACTATTTTCAATTTTTAGGAGGTAGAATCCATCTCTCACTTTTTTTGGACGACGTTTCTAATGCGTTGTGCGAAATATCAGGAAAAGTGGATGCCATTTTTTTGGATGGTTTTGCCCCTTCTAAAAATCCTGAGATGTGGGATAAATCCGTTTTAGAAAACTTAAAATACGTTTCTAAAAAAGGAACCACGTTATCCACCTTTACGGTTGCAAGAACGGTTCGGGATTCGTTATCTTCTGCCGGGTTTAAGTTGGAAAAACGTCCTGGTTTTGGAAGAAAAAGAGAAATGTTGATCGGAAGTTATTCCGATTCTTTTTTAGAATCAAATCTGAAAGAAAAACCTTGGTGTAGACGCGTTTATCCGGAGTTACAAATCAAAACTGCTGCGATCGTAGGAGCGGGGATCGCGGGTTCTACACTTGCTTATTCCTTATCAAAACGGGGAATACAAGTGTTGCTGATCGATCCTTTGGGAATTGCAAAGGAAACTTCAGGAATTCCGATGGCAATTTCACATCCGCATCTTACTAAAATTCCCGGACCTATTAGTCTATTCACGTTACGCGCTTTTAGATACGCTCTTTCCTTTCTTACTTTGTTTGTGGATCAAAACTTTTTTGGAAAAACAGGATTGTTTCACGGTGTGACACAAGAGATGGGTTCGGAAAGACTTCAAAAGAGTATAGAAAATCATAAACTTTCCGAAGAGATTGTATTTTGGAAACCGATCGTTTCCGAATTTCAGAACGAAAATCTTTTAGAGAACAAACCGGGAGTTTTTTTCCGAAATGGATTTTGGACCCGTCCTGGATCTATAGCAAAAAAATGTGCCGAACAACCTGGAATCGAATTTATAAAGGGAACCGCAGATCATATAGAACAAAAAGGAACTTTTTGGAAAATAGTAATCCAAGAATCAGGACAGGAAGTAGTTGCAGATTCTATTATATTCTGTAATTCTCATTCGATTGGAACGTTGGTCGCTTCCTTATTCGAAGGAGAAGAACCGTTTCCAATTCGAAAAGTTAGAGGACAACTTATATCTTTAAAAGAAACGGAGAAATCGTCTCGTATCTCGAACATTTTATGCGCGGAACATTATTTGACTCCTTCCGTTTTAGGAGAACATATTTTAGGTTCGACCTTCGACGAATTTGATTTAAATCCTCTTCCCCGGAAAAAAGATACGGACCAGCTTTTAGAATTTGTTCAAAACAAATATCCAAGTTTAAATTTTGATTCGAGTTGTGTGTTTGCAGAAAAAGTAGGATTGCGGGCTCAAACTCCGGACCGTCTTCCAATTTTAGGTCCAATTTTTGATCCAAGAGAATTTAGAAAAATTTATAAAGAAATCGATTTGCCTAAAAATAGAAACAAAATATTTCCAAATCTAAAAACGATTCGAGGGTTATACGTGTTTGGAGGTTTAGGCTCAAGGGGAATTGTAAGTTCTTTTTTAGGGGCGGAAATACTCACTTCTTTAATTCTGGGAGAACCGATCCCTATTGAATCTTCCATTTTGGAATATTTACATCCGGCGAGATTTCTATATCGAAAGATTCGTAAGTAA
- the dusA gene encoding tRNA dihydrouridine(20/20a) synthase DusA — translation MLEKYDKIPKRYPVSLAPMMDWTDRHFRYFLRLISKHTFLYTEMIHTGAVLHGDRSRLLSYSPEELPLAIQLGGNDPKALAECSKIGEDYGYTEINLNVGCPSDRVKEGNFGACLMETPEKVAELTFAMDTSVSIPITVKCRIGIPGKDTFEDLCKFIECVRQTGVRRFIVHARIAILGGFTPAQNRQVPPLRYTYVESLKKEFPDLLIEINGGVRTLTSIRERLEKNDGVMIGRAAYETPYLFSEVDSLFFGENLPPLSRREVLLRMKDYIEEVILKEKNGKPHHALRHILGLFYGEKGARSFRRILTEGMYSGYSNDLLFRAIQEISNDSLDYVSSNACLYKSGP, via the coding sequence ATGTTAGAGAAATACGATAAAATTCCAAAACGATACCCAGTTTCACTCGCTCCTATGATGGATTGGACCGATCGACATTTTAGATATTTTTTAAGACTGATTTCTAAACATACGTTTTTATATACGGAAATGATTCATACTGGAGCCGTACTTCACGGGGATCGTAGTCGACTTTTATCTTACAGTCCTGAAGAATTACCTCTGGCAATTCAGCTAGGAGGAAACGATCCAAAAGCACTTGCGGAATGTTCCAAGATCGGAGAAGACTATGGATACACCGAAATTAATTTGAATGTAGGTTGTCCAAGTGATCGTGTAAAAGAAGGAAACTTCGGCGCCTGTTTGATGGAAACTCCGGAAAAGGTCGCTGAATTGACGTTTGCAATGGACACTTCCGTTTCAATTCCTATAACCGTAAAATGTAGAATTGGAATTCCAGGTAAGGATACTTTTGAAGACCTATGTAAATTTATAGAATGTGTTCGCCAAACAGGCGTTCGGCGATTTATCGTCCACGCAAGAATCGCGATTTTAGGTGGGTTTACTCCCGCACAGAATCGTCAAGTTCCTCCTTTACGTTATACGTACGTTGAATCTTTAAAGAAGGAATTTCCGGATCTTTTGATAGAGATCAACGGAGGAGTCCGAACTCTTACTTCGATTCGGGAAAGACTAGAAAAAAATGACGGAGTGATGATCGGAAGGGCCGCGTACGAAACTCCTTATCTTTTTTCGGAAGTAGATTCTTTGTTTTTTGGGGAAAACCTGCCTCCTTTAAGTAGGAGAGAAGTTTTACTTAGAATGAAGGACTATATAGAAGAAGTAATCTTAAAAGAGAAAAACGGAAAACCGCATCACGCACTTAGACATATATTAGGTTTATTTTATGGAGAAAAGGGAGCCCGCAGTTTTAGAAGAATTCTTACGGAAGGAATGTACTCCGGTTACTCGAATGATCTTTTATTCAGAGCCATTCAAGAGATTTCCAATGATTCTTTAGATTATGTTTCGTCTAACGCGTGTCTGTATAAATCCGGTCCGTAA